The genomic stretch TAAAATCGAGCAGTGAATATTGTCACGACAGTTCTAGGCTTGCAAAGACGAAATGAGCATTTTGGTACAAATATATGATCTTTATCCACATAAGGTAAGAAGACTCCTCCGATGACACAAACAAATAAGTAAAATGCATGGATGTCCATTGTACTTGCTTGACTGTGTTGATACGGTCATTGACTCTCTAGCAATGACATGGCATAGATTTGAGTAATGACTTGTGCTCCAGCATGGACAAATCAATATACCTTTCCATTTGTaatttttccttttactccCCTCTCTTAATTCTCTTAATTCCATCTATAAACGTCGTCCATTGGCTCACATATGCATTATGTTGCCCACGTTTCCTTATTATGCGGATAAGATCGTGACTATCGTCACCAGCGGCGATTtgcgagcagcggcggcaggaaaCAACGAACCCATGCGAGGAGCGATGAGACTTCTATCCCTGGCTGATGATGGCTCCTGTCATCCAAATACGTATTGTTGGAGAGTCAATGACCGTATCGACAGAGCCAAGCAATCTTAATGACCATAATTTACGCTTTTTTCTAAGTACGGTGGCTAAATTGAAACAAACTAACAATTATAATGACTGCCCATGCATTTTACTCTAAACAAATTATACCAAGTTATTGATCTAGTCCTGCTAACTATATATTATTATAGTATGCGTGACCTGTCGCGCATAAAGCAATCGCGCGACTCCCGATCCCTGCGTAGacgcctgttcgcttcagcttattcagccggcttatcagccaccaaacagtgttttcctctcacaacaaatcagccgtttcagcttttcagccggcttataagctgaagcgaacaggcccgccAATGGTACGCTTCTGTCCAGCATGCATGCGAGCAAAATGTCAGGACAAGCAAAGCAAATTTTTTTGTCGTCACGTGGAGAAATTCCTCGACTCGGGAGGAATAACTAATAAGACATGTAGTGATAGCGTGTGGATAATATCACTCTAATGTAATACCATTTACTTTGTTTACTTTGATCGGAGATAACTTTCTCAatgatatttcattttttaatccAATTGCACCGTTGTGTTCCTTATAATTTtatctacaaaacaagatccacTTTCCATAGGTTTTCAAGTAATTTTATATTTACTATCAACTTATGTATAGCGGTAGTAGCAACTGATGTAGACATGATGTACCAATCTTATGTCAACTATGTAATCAATTTATGTTAGACACTATGCAGCAACTTATGTACTAATAAGCTATATCAGTTTCAATAGCAAACATATGAAGAGATAATGTATCAACTTGTATTGCACGTTTATTTGGTGTCAACTTATATAAAGATAGTGTACTGACTCATGTTGCATGGTATGTTGTCAACTTACTGTAGAACCATACTACAACTTACGCCGTATGTTCGATATAACTTGTATAGAAAACCATGCAGGAACTTATATAGAGATAATATATGAACTTATATATGGTGGTGCGACTTGTGTATAGACTATATAACAGTTGATTTATAAAATAATCGCTATAAAATAGGTTTCATGGAACAAGTTTTTCCTattgtataatttttttgtgTGAAACTCATTTTATCTATTTGAACACATTTTACGTAAAATATATGTAGTAGTCTATATGAAATATCATATAACAACTTACATAGTATGCCATCTAGCAATTTACGTGCAAGATTTATTGTTAAGTTTACACGTAAGTTACTGCCACTATATATAAGTTGATGGAACAAATTAAATAACTTTAAAATATACGTAACaatggatcttgttttgtagtTGTTTTGTAGATGCTAAAGGAACAAAACGGTGTAAATACAATTAAAAATAGATATCAAATAAGAAGTTTATTACAATttcatgaaatgaaatgagCTAGTAGACATCAATTAGCTTTCATGGTCCATCTGGCGGCCCAAAGTTCATGCACGTGGAACAGACCCCATCAATCAAAGATCATACGCACGCATAGGACAGCCCGACAgatttaaggggtgtttggatacgagtaCTAAAATTAGGAGGGtcatatcagatgttcggacgctaattaggaggactaaacatgagctaattataaaactaattaccgaacccctatactaattcacgagacgaagctattaagcctaattaatccatcattagcaaatggttactgtagcaccacattgtcaaatcatggactaattaggcttaatagattcgtctcgcaaattagactccacctgtgcaattagttttataattagacaatatttaatactcctaattagtatccaaacatccgatgtgatagttACTAAAGTTTacgagggtgtatccaaacacccccttacaaCCACGCCGTATAAACGCGTATTAGGGCCAGCAGCTCGTAACATAGGCAGGTCACGCGCGACTAACGTGCGATAGATTTTTCCGAATACTTCCTCAGTTCCGAATTATTCAATttgtgcataataatatctataaatttataaaagttaaaatgacttacaatGTGAAATGAATGGAGTATATTGAAAGCTGAGTAGAATTTGGTAGCAGAACTATTTTTTTCTCCTTGAATTACAAACCTtatgatttttttctaaaacaaaATTTGACAACCGGATGACAGGTCAAAATAATTGTTTGACACCTGGAATGACATGTTCTGGATAAATACCTAATATAGGCATAAAAATAAACATAACAATAATCTAGAACTTTTAGTTTCCCTCCagaaaatattttttgaaagaaaaagagaaaagaaatgagaaaaaaaatggaaagcCCTTTACCCGCGGGGAGTGGTGGCGTCTCCCCgttgggagggaggggggagggaaTTGGACTTGCTTCGTCTCCTCCACCTTCTCCCCTCCGTCGTCGTCTCCTCCAATGCTGAGACTCTGGCGCGTTGCGTTGGGGGATTGACTTCGCCGTAGCACAATCCAATCGGCATCAGCTTCCCCACCGCCCCATGCCtcagcgcggccggcggcgatgggcgacgTCCCCGTTCCAGCCCAATCCccagctcccttcctcctccccgacAGCGACAtgacctcgcgccgccgccgcgagccctCCGAGCCCCGCAGCGACAGCGACTGGGACGCTGGATCCAGCCGCGAGGGGTCCCCGGActtcctccgccgcgcgcccgctGCGCAGATCTCgcgcgcctccacctcctcctcgtcgtcctcctggcTCCGCGAGATCGAGCGCGACCGGGTGCGCCTCGTCAGGGAGTGGGTCCACATGGCCGCCCGCGACCGCGACGACGACACGGGGCCCCCGCCGTCCCCCGTCCCTGACCACGCGCGCAGGGACGCCCCCCGGATCCGTGGCCGCCAGGCGCGCCTCGAGCTCGTCATGCGCATGGCTGCCGACCGCCAGGCCGAGCTCCACCGCCTCTCCCAGCACCGCGCCGTCTCCGACTTCCCGCACCGCAACCGAATCCACGTCGGtgctcttcttcctttctcAACACACTGTTCCATTAATTGCTTATTACGCGCTGCTTTGCCTTTCGTTTCGGATTTCTGATACGATCAGAATTCCCGTCTAACGCAGGCACTGCTCCGGGGCCGGTTTCTGCGCAACGGCGGTCTgccagaggagaggaggccccCATCCGTGGCCGCAAGGGAGCTTGGCCAGCTGCGGCAGCGGCATCCTGTCTCCGGGTTGAGGTATGTGTCAGCTCGCGTGCTGAGACATGAATGTTGaggctcctgctgctgcttaaTGGatgtattattattattattatctttTTTTGGGGATAAATGCAAGTGCATACTGGACCAATGTGTCACTGTCGCAACATTCCGATGCTGTAGTTGGACGGGTTACATCTTATAATGAGTTCATGATGCTTGATATTGCTTCAGCTGTTGCTTCATTTAGCTTTTCTGTTGATTTGCAAATGTTTTGCTTCGCGAAGCAAAAGCTAGTAGTATACAAAGAATGGTTACTTAGTAAGGGTTACGCTGTTATATGATGCAGGTAAAGCACTACAAGTTGTGTGTTTTAGTAATGTAAACTTTAATTCACTGAGCACCAGTGCTTAGCTGTATATTAGTGTTGCTCATATTGTATTATTGTCCATTTCTAACTCCAAAGTGCTAATTGTCATGCCATCCTCGCACGACAGTTTTGCTTGCCTGGCTTTGGTTTTCTGTTGTGTCAAATTACATATAAGTGAAGGCTGGTATTTTCCTTGTTTAAAAGCACACCATAAGTTTATACTAAATGTTTGAAACTTGAAAGCTATCCAGGCATTTGTCATCTTCTTACCTTCTTGCCATATTTGAAGCTTGGTGCCTTTTTAGCATAAGACATGGAGTACATCTGTAGTTAGTTggttttggttgtccaaagaTATGGCTACATTCTTTCTAATATTTCGCTAGGACCTAACATATCAGCTAGATATATCGACTTGCAAGCCAAGCCACACGATTACTTTTGTTATGTACGTTATTATCACCTTTTTTCTCTGATCATATTTGATAATTTCAAGCTGGCTCGTTCACTTACTATATGGATGAATCTAATTACTGCTGTTAAAATGTATTTTTGTAATGTTTTTCATCATGTGCTAAGTTGCTAAGTAAAATAATAATACTCATTAATTTTAATAACTAGAGAAGAGTTCCGCTTCAGATTGGAGAATCTTGTCCGTGGTCAAGCAGTTAGCCAAGCAGATGCTTCTTCAACTCATGATGTTGAACTATCTACAAATGATCATTCTGAATCAAGACCTCCTTCTGAAACTACTCAGGAGAGACATGAACAAACAAGTGAGAATATCAGTCTTCAGCAAATTGAAGGTACAGCAACAACATCAGGATTTGAAAGCGGCAGCCCTAGCGTTGCTGAAGTCTTCTGTGGATCTCATAGTCAAGTAGAAAGTCAGGAAGATTTGGAACAGGAGAGAAGAGATTGGCAACGATTTTCCCATGCTGTGATTGGAGAGGAATCTGAAAGAAGTTGGCGTGAGAATGCAGACATCTCATCCCGTGAGGGGACAGCAGTTGAGGATGATCACGACGATCGTCTTCCAGTAGCAAATGAAGAGTCAACCAGTGTTGATCGTCTTCCTGAAGCACACGAAGAGTCAATCAGTGATGATAGTCTTCCTGAAGCGCATGAAGAGCAGCATGATAGTGATCATCTTCCCGAAGTGCTTGAAGAATTGCATGATAATAATCACCTTCAGGAATCACATGGGGAGTGGAGCAGAGATGATCACCCTATAGAAGTATATGATGAGTGGCAGAGTGATGATCATCTCCCAGAAGTCAATGAAGAGTGGCAAGATGATGATGAGTCTAATGATACCGCCGACAATTGGCATGATAATACTTCTGACCAACCAATTGACCATGGTGCTGCTCTTATTAGAAGAGGTAACACATTCATCCCTGGGGATGACGAGAATGTGTATAGCACAGAATTGAGGGAACTTCTAAGCAGGTGATAGTTTCTTGCTTAAGGAAGTTGGTATAAATAATTTATTTGCTGTTGGTCTAAATACTGATTTTTTCTTAATAATTATGCAGAAGGAGTGTTTCTAATCTTCTTCATAGTGCTTTTCGTGAGAACTTAGACCGGCTTATCCGGTCATATGTTGAACGGCAAGGTCGTGGTCCTCTCCCTTGGGATCTGGAAGGAAGTCAAGGAACAACTCCTGCCCCTAACTCACCAGATCAAAATCAGGAGCATCAAAGAGATGATGATGACCAGGAACTGCAGCACCCTGTTGACAGGCCTCCTTTAGTGATACCACCTCCACCTATGCCTCCTCGTCAGCCACTTTGGCATTCAGAGTTGCATCGTAATAATTGGATCAGGCAAAACATTCATCGTTCTTCTTCTGACATTGTGAGTTATTGCTTATGATATTCTTACcacaaatatttattttttacttTGCTCAATTCATCTTTCTGGAGATTGGAATACATCTTTCTTTATTGTGAATTCATTAATAAACCGTATCTTGTAGGCTTTATTTGCAGTACTCTATTGCATTCACTCTTGTTTTTAGGTTACTcttgtggttttttttttctcaaatgcGCAGGAGAGCTgggtgtcatttcattaagactCTTGGGGTATTATTTTATGCGCACTTCACAGAAGCTTCTGAATTAAGCGTGGTAATGGCtcatttattttggtttttgtgTCCAGGAATGGGAGGCCATCAATGATTTAAGGGCTGATATGGCTAGACTTCAGCAAGGCATGAGCCATATGCAAAGGATGTTGGAAGCTTGCATGGATATGCAGCTAGAGTTACAGCGTTCTGTAAGGCAAGAAGTTTCAGCGGCCTTGAATCGTTTCATTGGGGAGCAAGGTTAGTAAATCCACAAGCTTTCTGTTGCTACGTTTCCTCCAGGATGGTTTGTTGTTTGAATTTAGAGAGGTCAGGGAAACAATCCATAGAGAATCCTTGCATGTTTGCATGTAATCTCACCTTTGAAATTTGCTGGCTGACCTGTTGATTCTTGGTGTAGCTTAACTGATCTCTGTTAAGGTGTACAGAATCCTAAGGGGCCTAACTATAGTTTATCTTTCTTGAAACATATAGCAAGGATGTTGCATATTGGTGTTACTAATTATAGTTTCGAATTGGCACATAGCTTAGGATAATAAGGTTCTCTAAATGCATTACTTGTATCTTTATTCCATTGCATTGTGCAGCACTTGTCTGTGATATTATGTAATACTTGTTTGCATCCATATGGCAAGCAAGTGGTATACTACTGATTAAATTGGTCATGCTCGTAAGTAACTATGTCGTACTTGAGTTGGTATTTGTTTATATGGTTGAACAGAAAGGAATCATGTTCCTAATGCTTAGCTTTGCATTTCAGTAGCAATGACACTTCATACACCTGCCTAAGCTATGTGCTTAAATTTCAGGTGAGAGTAAAGAAATAATTGACGATGGTTCGAAATGGATAAATGTGAGAAAAGGGACCTGCTGTATATGCTGTGAGACTCCAATTGACTCCCTTCTGTACAGGTTGGCTTGCACAGATCACTTGTTATTTAGTGGATGAAAATGGTCTAGTCGTACTAGTCCATGAATAAAATCTGCATTGCGCTAACTATTGACTTGTTTGGGTGTTAACTGACCAGATGCGGACACATGTGCACATGCTCAAAATGCGCGAACGAATTGGTTCGGGGCGGAGGGAAATGCCCACTGTGCCGTGCGCCCATAATCGAGGTGATCCGAGCATACTTCATCATGTAGATACGTGGAAGAAAGCAAGAAGATAGAGGAAACATTTGGTGTTTGTGGGCGCAGGTGTGGAGTTGTTAGTGGGTGGTGTATGGTTGTATTCAATTTTGTTCGTTCTATCTAATTCTTTGGGGGTTTGGGGGTTCCTTTCATTTTTGCCCTGCCCAGCCCTGCCGCGGTGTAAGTAATGTATGGTTTTGGGTGTGGCGGCAGATGGGGGAGGTGGCCTTCTCTGATTGAGACTTGGGTCACTACTAATTTTTGTTTCACAGCGACTAATGGGGTTGGGGTGGGTTGGAAAATGAGATGGAGGAATGAAGCAAGTTACTGCTTATCTTGTTTGTACAGTACAGAGCAGTTCAGCTTCGTCGCCTTGGAATGTTGCGTTTGCAATTTTGCTGTGATCTTCGATTCCTTTGGACATGGTATTTCATGTCTCTACTTTGAACTACATTGATGTGCTAGTGGTGCTTTTATGTGCATCTGAAGCTAGTACGTTTTTTTGGGAGGAAGTAGGGAATTTTAACAATTGTGAGGAAATGACGGCAATGTCCCAAGATATCCTTGCCCTACCTATTGGGATCCCCATTCATTGTTCATCTACTGTGAAAAGCAAGCAGAATGATTTCGTTTGCAAGCCCAACAAAATTGGTTTGGCGGTCCATTGCGGCCCATGAAGATTCGGGGCTTCGGCAGAGAGAGCAGAGCACCTGTGTGATCTGTGGGCGGGCCCATTGTCAGCGAGAGATTCACGACAGTAAAGGAGCATAGCATGTCCATCCAGGGTCCAACTTCCCACGGTGAAGACTGAAGAAGAGAGCGGCGGTATGGGGGGAGTAGCGAAGAGAAGTTTCGCCGCTCGCCAGTGAGTGGGCAATCCTTCACCACCATGGCGGCTCCGGCGGCCAGCACCTCCGTGTCCGAATCcgacgactccgactccgactcctCCCAGTTAGtcactctctctttctctctctcccccaaGGGCCGGACCCTTCCGATTCCCCGCAACCCCGAATTCAATCTACTCCATAGGTGACGATCGATTTGGTTCGCTTCCCTTTTGTGGAGTTGAAGTTGGGTGTTCGCCAGAATGGGGATCGCATTTCTGCTTGCGCGCGCGGTGTTTGCTGTTGCGGGGATTGATCTCGCTCTTCCGATGTTGCAGGTGCAGCGAGGCAAGCACATGGGATTCTCAAGGTACTTCATACAACTTGCTGCTCCCCTCCGCTCCTCTCCCCCATTTCTGTTTGCTCCCAGCATGTCTGTGATTTTGGTGCCGCGGTTTGCATTGCACAGAGATGCAGTGCCTGGCCTGCATTGCGGTTCAGGCTTCCGTGCGCAAACGGACCCTTCGCTAGAGAAATTAAGCAGCCAAAATGGATTTCCTGTTTTccaactcttttttttaatgtaaatGTCGATCCATCCCAGAATTATTTTAGTACGAGCTACAGTGGGGATGGGGGAATGCAACTATAACCAGTTTTTGGCAGTGGGGAATTATTATTTTGTAACGACAGAATATTGTCACTATTATACGTGTAAGTATCATATCCTTAGATTTGAATTTTGGGTTGTTTTATACGCAAGTGTTTCCTGTCTTCCCCTGTGCAGTGTTACAAAGGCACGCTGAATGTCTGGAGCTGGAGGAGTTGGCAGCAATCTCAGTCAATCCTGCTCTGCTTCGAACTCTCAATCATTTGCTTCTTGAGGTGTATGCCATTCTGCGTCCGAAGCCACTTGACTATGGCCAGCGCAACACCTTGATTGATGCCTTCAGGAAGATTACGAAACGAATATTTGGTATATTTCCATTTCTTGtagttgtgagttgtgactatTCGAGTATTTGAATATTGCCATGAACTTCTAGCCTCCAAATTTACCCCTACTAAGTATTTGAATATTGCCATGAACTTCTAGCCTCCAAATTCACCACTACAAGTAATATAAAAATGCTGACTGGTGAATGGTGACTATTTatataatttgtgattaagctCTTTCAACAACTCTTCATTTTTGACTCTGTGAAGTCAGTCACCCCTGGGGGAAAGAATATATAGGTGATTCTGCCATTCTGGTCTACAACACCTACGATTATGATAGTCATAGATTATGTCCTGGCCTTATGCGTCAAATATGTTTGGTAACATGATGATATCATCATGTACCAAATGTTGTTTCAACATGTACTGCTTTAAAGAATTCGAAAACACATACATGTCATATTGATCTATTTCTAATCAGATGGAAAAGCATACAACTTTATTGGGTGGTAAAACTTCTAGCAGAGGACTCTTGTTGATGTTCAGCAAATCATATATCAGTTGCATGTTATGTGGTATTTTAACGAggggtgtgtgtgggtgtgttgTATTTGAACCTTTTTTCTATCTCAATTGTGCAGTTCTTCTGcatgtttgcaaaaaaaaaaaaaagaacactgTTATTTTAATTGTTATTTCAACTTCTGTCTCTTGCATGTTTCTTTGACCTTTGTTTATCATAACTTTCAGATAGCAACGATGGGTTTCCAGTTGTGGAACCATTTGGATCATTCACGATGGATTTATTTACTCCTCGTAGTGACCTGGACCTCTCTGTCAATTTCAGTGCTAATACTGATGATCGATATACTCGCAAGCAAAAGATTTCTGTAATCAGGAAATTTTCCAAAGTTCTATATTCTCATCAGAGTAAGTATTTCCTTAAACAGAATATTTTCAGATATTCATTGCACACCCATTGATCTTTGTGAACAATCCATCCTTTTCTTATATGAATATGATATATCCAGGGAATGGAATTTTCTGTGGGGTTCTACCTGTTGTAAGTGCTAGGGTGCCTATTCTGAAGGTTATTGATTGTGGCACAGGGATTGAATGTGACATTTCAGTTGAAAATAAAGATGGCATGACAAGGTCAATGATCTTTAAATTTGTTTCCTTGCTTGACGAAAGGTTTCAGATACTAAGTTACTTGGTAATGCaatcttcttttcctttctaaTTAGTAACTTAGCAAAGTCATATGATCAACTTGAAATCATGTGACAACAATCTTGTCATTTTCCCATTTTTTCCTCAGGTTAAATTCTGGGCTAAAGTACATGATCTGAATAGCCCAAGAGCACTAACAATGAGCTCCATGTCAATCATTTCATTAGTTGCTTTCCATTTGCAGGTACCATGggtttattattattttggtcTGGTTATTAAATTGCAACCAACTGTTTCCCTACATTTTGTTTTTATTAATTGACTTGCTTATCAATCTGTAAATTTGAAGGCAAATTATCTTTAGTGTTGACTAATGTTTGATAGGCTAGGTTAGTGTTGACGCTTTTTTGGGGCCAACACACGAACGCACTCTAGCGTGCAGCGTGCGGAGGAGCTCGATGCAGCGCCTCTGcacaggccggtcagaccggtttgatggaccggtcagaccggttcgcCGGTGAGCTCGGCGGTAAACCTTCGAACGCTCGCCCGGGAAGGATCCCGTCGGGGCAAGCGCACGCAGGGTTGCTCTAGGATCGGAAGGCCACCTAGAGCGCCTTTAAACGTCATCGAGACGAAGGAAGAACAACAAGTAGTAGATTGGAAAAGCTTGggcaaagaataaaggaaaagatacaaaaatagtagattggtttTTGTCGATTGGGTTCTGTTGTCCTCAATCGGCCGAATccccttatatttatagggagggaagGTCTTACCCACGTAGGAGTCGAAACCCTAATACAAATCGTGTCAAATTACAACTCCTACTCGGATTACACAGATGCAAACCAGTTAGACTGGCCTaggcaaccggtctgaccggtctgccCGGGTGCAGATCTTGCGAAGGTCGTATCTCCCTCATCCGAACTTCAAATCGAACGTTGATCTACACAATGGTGGAGTCAAATCTTCATTTGGAGCACTTTGATCCatccggtctgaccggtttggtcAACCGGTCTGACCTGTTTGCATGGGGTGCTGATCTTCCCGAGGGCATAACTCTCTCGTCCGAAGTCCAAATCGGATGTTCCATATATGAATTTTGATCGTCTCAACGAGAGCTACGCCATGGTGAAGTCTAATTTGCATTTTGGGAACTTTCCccaaaccggtctaaccggttgGGAGACCAGTCTGAACAAATCTGACCCGATTCTCCCAAgcctgccacttttgggcgtcAACAGTTAGAAAACATGGTAGATGCCCTACTACACTTCCTCAGTCTGTATTCTTTTGCTACACTTCAGACTACTGCATTTTGTGTACCAGAAATTGCATTTTTGTTCCCTTCACCTTTATGGTAGTGCGAATATTGAGCCGTGGCTCGTTAGATGCACGTCTAAGAAAATAAGCACCAGTATTTTGTATTTCATTCTTTCTTTAGCTGAATAAGTTTAAATTGAATCTTTGTGCAATGTGCAGTGCAGACCCGATGTCCTCCAATATTGCCTGCGTTCTCTGCCTTGTTAAAAGGTTATCTTCTGTCATGCTTGctctttgtttttccttttattgGCATCATTTTGCTAACTTTCTCACATTGAAACTGAAGATAACTGTCTAGATTCTTGCTCTTACAGATGGTTTAGATTGTGCAAGCGTTGAGAGGAACATTGTACTGTTTAAGGAGTTTGGGAGCAGAAATACAGAATCTGTGGCTGAACTGTTTGTGTCACTGATTAGTAAAGTGAGTAATTATAAGGTTCACCTTCTACTTATGTTCGAAGTGGAAATTACTTTCCGTAATTGAATCTATAAGAACATGTTGTACCTTGTTATGTTGGATGTCTCTTCTAACATACACAACATAGGTCCTTTTAGAACCCACAACAGATTTGAGTTAGACATGCTCGAATTATATCTGCAGAAATTCTCTTATTTACCCATGGTGACATTGTAGCCAGGAATTATGATATGATAGCTTTTGCATTTGCCGACATTGTGGCGATGTACTGTTCCCCTGAACCTTAGCAAGTTTATTTTCCCATTTTTGTCAGTATTGCATTGGTCTGTGTGTTAAGAATTATTTAGTGATTTATATTCCTATTAGTTTGCCCTGTTTTCTGCAACGGTACCAggtttcactttttttttgtttgtacaTTATTGCAAATAATTGTGCTCACTACTAACGCCAAAATTTGGCCTTGTCCTGCAGCTGTTATCAGCAGAGAGTTTATGGGAGCATGGGTTGTGTGCTAGCAATTTTGAAGCGTCATGGATCTCCAAGACATGGAAGAAGGGAGTTGGCAATTTAAGTGTAGGTATTCATGCATCGGGTACTAACAAGTAGCAAAGGTTAGGCTCTTACCCTGAAAAGGCAAACAACAATATTTTTGCTTCTGTTTGTGCAGGTTGAAGATTTCTTGGACCGGTCGCAAAATTTCGCAAGGTCGGTGGGGAAGGTGCAGATGCAGAAGATCTGCAAATGCCTTAGACAATGTGCTTTGAATTTGTTGGATTTCATGAGGGGGAAAGTGAACACACAGAAGCTGAAGACCCTTTTGTTTGGGCGCCTTAGCCCAGATGAGTTGGTCAGCAAACCTCGTTTGAAGCATGGCAAGAGAAAAAAGAAGCGTGAACTTTTCCCGCAGGGTGGATATGCATTCCAAAAGAGAGCAAAACATGGTGGTGATGCTGCAACCAGTAGTGACTTGTTACCCGCTCCTGCGTCTGACAAGGTCTTTCCTCCTGCCCGACATGATCGAAGCCCCATCCAGCAGTCTAGCATTCATCATTTTGTGCCCGTTATTCCATGGCCTCGTATCATACCTTCTGGTTTTGGCTACGGGTCATCGCTTGAGTTTCCATCCATAGCTAGTCCTCACCCTGGCAAAGGAA from Setaria italica strain Yugu1 chromosome II, Setaria_italica_v2.0, whole genome shotgun sequence encodes the following:
- the LOC101772616 gene encoding uncharacterized protein LOC101772616 — protein: MGDVPVPAQSPAPFLLPDSDMTSRRRREPSEPRSDSDWDAGSSREGSPDFLRRAPAAQISRASTSSSSSSWLREIERDRVRLVREWVHMAARDRDDDTGPPPSPVPDHARRDAPRIRGRQARLELVMRMAADRQAELHRLSQHRAVSDFPHRNRIHALLRGRFLRNGGLPEERRPPSVAARELGQLRQRHPVSGLREEFRFRLENLVRGQAVSQADASSTHDVELSTNDHSESRPPSETTQERHEQTSENISLQQIEGTATTSGFESGSPSVAEVFCGSHSQVESQEDLEQERRDWQRFSHAVIGEESERSWRENADISSREGTAVEDDHDDRLPVANEESTSVDRLPEAHEESISDDSLPEAHEEQHDSDHLPEVLEELHDNNHLQESHGEWSRDDHPIEVYDEWQSDDHLPEVNEEWQDDDESNDTADNWHDNTSDQPIDHGAALIRRGNTFIPGDDENVYSTELRELLSRRSVSNLLHSAFRENLDRLIRSYVERQGRGPLPWDLEGSQGTTPAPNSPDQNQEHQRDDDDQELQHPVDRPPLVIPPPPMPPRQPLWHSELHRNNWIRQNIHRSSSDIEWEAINDLRADMARLQQGMSHMQRMLEACMDMQLELQRSVRQEVSAALNRFIGEQGESKEIIDDGSKWINVRKGTCCICCETPIDSLLYRCGHMCTCSKCANELVRGGGKCPLCRAPIIEVIRAYFIIRERRYGGSSEEKFRRSPVSGQSFTTMAAPAASTSVSESDDSDSDSSQCSEASTWDSQVLQRHAECLELEELAAISVNPALLRTLNHLLLEVYAILRPKPLDYGQRNTLIDAFRKITKRIFDSNDGFPVVEPFGSFTMDLFTPRSDLDLSVNFSANTDDRYTRKQKISVIRKFSKVLYSHQRNGIFCGVLPVVSARVPILKVIDCGTGIECDISVENKDGMTRSMIFKFVSLLDERFQILSYLVKFWAKVHDLNSPRALTMSSMSIISLVAFHLQTRCPPILPAFSALLKDGLDCASVERNIVLFKEFGSRNTESVAELFVSLISKLLSAESLWEHGLCASNFEASWISKTWKKGVGNLSVEDFLDRSQNFARSVGKVQMQKICKCLRQCALNLLDFMRGKVNTQKLKTLLFGRLSPDELVSKPRLKHGKRKKKRELFPQGGYAFQKRAKHGGDAATSSDLLPAPASDKVFPPARHDRSPIQQSSIHHFVPVIPWPRIIPSGFGYGSSLEFPSIASPHPGKGILGRPPSNPGKGILGRPPSDVVPLKPMELN